The Bacteroidales bacterium genome includes a window with the following:
- a CDS encoding serine hydrolase domain-containing protein, whose protein sequence is MKKVLTALLLFPVIWTCTKDEIFPSSYYDCRVPLEENNPAYPRAQYIEDLLQNIVHSGIPGIMLTVHDSANGYWSGAAGYADLASEAELRPCQVTRVGSTVKTFTAVTILKLQEEGKLNLDDPVSLYLPDKETEDLKNSGQSTIRQLLQHSSGIYNYIQNLKFQTASLNNLTKIWHPEELLDYARGQDPYFSPGSDVRYSNTNYVLLGMIIEKVTGKPYYEVFETTLFRPLGLSHTHCAAPDPVPEGIIRGYVDFYSKKNLINSTYYSGWDYYTADGGLISNAYDLNVFLTRLFNGQIISKTSMEEMLKWQNPKNDENEFETSFGLGIFRINTKFGPAYIHSGDAIGYCASMVYFPEPGVTITWAVNGNYGKLDELVQSRKAMEKIFETVLSVQ, encoded by the coding sequence ATGAAGAAGGTATTGACTGCATTACTTTTGTTTCCGGTAATCTGGACTTGTACCAAGGATGAAATCTTCCCTTCATCATATTATGATTGCCGTGTTCCCCTGGAAGAAAACAATCCCGCCTATCCGCGTGCCCAGTATATTGAGGATCTTCTGCAAAACATAGTTCATTCGGGAATCCCGGGGATCATGCTTACCGTGCATGATTCAGCAAACGGCTATTGGTCAGGTGCAGCAGGATATGCCGATCTGGCCTCTGAAGCAGAGTTGAGACCCTGCCAGGTCACCAGGGTAGGCAGCACAGTAAAAACCTTTACTGCTGTAACCATACTGAAATTGCAGGAAGAAGGCAAACTCAACCTCGATGATCCGGTATCACTGTATCTTCCGGATAAAGAAACCGAAGATTTAAAGAATTCCGGCCAATCCACCATTCGGCAGTTATTGCAGCATTCCAGCGGCATTTACAATTATATCCAAAATCTTAAATTCCAGACAGCTTCATTAAATAACCTCACAAAGATATGGCATCCTGAAGAACTGCTTGATTACGCCAGGGGACAGGATCCCTACTTTTCACCGGGAAGTGATGTGCGTTATTCCAATACAAATTACGTATTGCTGGGTATGATCATTGAAAAGGTGACAGGGAAACCTTATTATGAAGTTTTTGAAACGACATTATTTCGTCCTTTAGGACTGTCCCATACCCATTGTGCCGCACCCGACCCGGTGCCTGAAGGCATAATACGGGGTTATGTTGATTTTTACAGCAAAAAGAACCTGATCAATTCTACATATTACAGCGGATGGGATTATTATACCGCAGATGGCGGGTTGATTTCTAATGCCTATGATCTGAATGTTTTCCTGACCAGACTTTTCAACGGACAGATCATTTCAAAAACCTCTATGGAGGAAATGTTGAAATGGCAGAATCCAAAAAACGATGAAAATGAGTTTGAGACTTCCTTTGGGCTCGGTATTTTCAGAATCAATACCAAATTCGGTCCTGCCTATATACATAGTGGCGATGCCATCGGGTACTGTGCTTCCATGGTTTATTTTCCCGAACCCGGGGTAACCATAACCTGGGCTGTTAATGGCAATTATGGAAAGCTGGATGAGCTGGTGCAATCAAGAAAAGCAATGGAGAAAATATTTGAAACCGTGTTATCGGTACAATAG
- a CDS encoding cupin domain-containing protein: MLIKKNQAIEFEKQGVKMRVYNSKDQCPEAAVVYQETQTGHHEEFYHSKSNFIFYIIEGSGTWYIEDEPFAVESGDVLLIPPGKRFYYKGSLKQVCITAPAWEAEFEHHVRDVV, from the coding sequence ATGCTGATAAAAAAAAACCAGGCCATAGAATTCGAAAAACAGGGCGTGAAAATGCGTGTATATAATTCCAAAGACCAATGCCCGGAAGCAGCCGTAGTATACCAGGAAACCCAGACCGGCCACCATGAAGAATTCTATCACAGTAAAAGCAATTTTATTTTCTATATCATTGAAGGTTCAGGAACATGGTACATTGAAGACGAACCCTTTGCCGTGGAATCCGGTGATGTGCTTTTAATTCCCCCGGGCAAACGGTTTTATTACAAAGGCTCACTAAAGCAGGTTTGCATAACAGCCCCGGCATGGGAGGCGGAGTTTGAGCATCATGTAAGAGATGTGGTTTGA
- a CDS encoding DUF4139 domain-containing protein, producing MKKIVFAVFILCVGKAYAQETREVNSTIKKVTVYTRGAQIESEANLVLTPGRLTLKFTGLSPYIKKESIRVTGNGSFTILNVQQQTDYINELDKNTEIANLKNEYTETQYKIEDEEVRIKIMQKKLDFLDANKDITGKEQAVNPETFKTLNNLYGDNVEFLNLEILKRQRVISDYKKELDKLNNQIISLNTSGNLPSGTIVLTIDAKQNKNTAILFSYLVDNASWYPSYDIRFNGTDKPLAVSYKATINQNTGVDWKNVRIALSTAKTDLSAQIPEFSPYYLQFYNPVVLALQGRVAGIQVMEDSAPGTSEQVKVRGINSYNRDYSPLYVVDGEPISDISALSPDDIAEMKVLKDASATAIYGNRAANGVILVTTKKGREESSAPPVVITKRETSNEYEVDELQTIQSNNTPVTVNFKESQLQAEFDYQSLPANAENVFLIAKIPEWYKAEFINGESNIYLENTYVGQTTINTEEFSDTLELSFGIDNNISIKREKVSAFSESRIIGSNKKETLGYKISIRNNKSYPVSAEVIDQIPVSNQKDIQVEILEISGGVLDSESGKLSWNVKLNPNESKELIIKYSVKYPKDKRVVLE from the coding sequence ATGAAAAAAATAGTATTTGCAGTATTTATCCTTTGCGTTGGCAAAGCATATGCGCAGGAAACACGGGAAGTGAATTCTACAATAAAAAAAGTTACCGTATACACCCGGGGTGCACAAATTGAAAGTGAAGCCAATTTGGTGCTGACCCCAGGCAGGTTGACGCTAAAATTCACCGGTCTGTCACCTTATATAAAAAAGGAAAGCATCAGGGTGACCGGAAATGGTTCCTTTACCATTCTTAATGTACAGCAACAAACGGATTACATCAATGAACTGGATAAAAACACAGAAATAGCCAATCTCAAAAATGAGTATACGGAAACTCAATATAAGATTGAGGATGAAGAAGTAAGGATAAAGATCATGCAGAAAAAGCTTGATTTTTTAGATGCGAACAAAGACATAACGGGAAAAGAACAGGCCGTGAATCCTGAAACTTTTAAAACCCTGAATAACCTTTATGGAGATAATGTGGAGTTCCTTAATCTTGAAATTTTAAAAAGGCAACGAGTGATTTCAGACTATAAAAAAGAACTGGATAAACTGAATAACCAGATAATTTCCCTGAATACAAGCGGTAATTTGCCTTCGGGAACCATTGTACTTACAATTGATGCGAAACAAAATAAAAACACAGCCATCCTGTTTTCCTATCTCGTCGACAATGCCTCCTGGTATCCCTCGTATGATATCCGGTTTAATGGCACAGACAAACCACTGGCCGTGAGCTACAAGGCAACCATCAATCAAAACACCGGCGTCGATTGGAAAAATGTCAGGATTGCCCTGTCAACAGCAAAAACGGATTTGTCAGCGCAAATACCTGAATTCAGTCCTTATTACCTGCAGTTTTATAATCCTGTAGTTCTTGCATTGCAGGGAAGGGTGGCCGGTATTCAGGTTATGGAAGATAGTGCCCCGGGGACTTCAGAACAGGTAAAAGTGAGGGGAATCAATTCATACAATCGCGATTATAGTCCATTATATGTGGTAGATGGGGAACCCATAAGTGATATTTCTGCTCTGAGTCCTGATGATATTGCCGAAATGAAGGTTCTTAAAGACGCTTCAGCTACAGCTATATATGGAAACAGGGCTGCTAATGGTGTAATACTTGTTACAACTAAAAAAGGCAGGGAAGAATCTTCAGCGCCTCCTGTTGTTATTACAAAAAGGGAAACCTCAAATGAATATGAAGTGGATGAACTTCAGACCATACAATCGAATAACACGCCTGTTACCGTTAATTTTAAAGAATCTCAACTTCAGGCCGAATTTGATTATCAATCTTTGCCGGCAAATGCCGAAAATGTATTCTTGATTGCCAAAATACCTGAATGGTACAAGGCAGAATTTATTAATGGGGAATCAAACATATACCTTGAAAACACTTATGTGGGCCAAACAACAATCAACACTGAAGAATTCAGTGATACGTTAGAATTATCATTTGGAATTGACAATAATATCAGTATCAAACGTGAAAAAGTAAGTGCTTTTTCTGAAAGCAGAATTATTGGTTCCAATAAAAAGGAGACATTGGGTTATAAGATTAGTATTCGAAATAATAAATCTTACCCGGTAAGTGCCGAAGTAATTGACCAAATTCCGGTTTCCAACCAAAAAGATATCCAGGTGGAAATTCTTGAAATATCAGGAGGTGTGCTTGATTCCGAATCCGGCAAATTATCATGGAATGTCAAGCTAAATCCGAATGAATCGAAGGAACTGATCATTAAATATTCCGTGAAATACCCGAAGGATAAAAGGGTTGTTTTAGAATAA
- the murQ gene encoding N-acetylmuramic acid 6-phosphate etherase: MKTTQESVTESPSHFQNLEQMTVKELITGINREDASIHRAIHEVLPQIEVLIDRVLEKMKNGGRLFYIGAGTSGRLGILDASELPPTYGVPHELVIGLIAGGDTAIRRAVENAEDDPNQAWKDLQQFKINQDDSVIGIAASGTTPYVIGGVQQARENGILTGCITCNPGSLLAKAAECPVEAVAGPEFVTGSTRMKAGTAQKMILNMISTTLMIKLGKVKGNKMVNMQLTNKKLVKRGTRMIMEELSLDYDTAHELLMKYGSVRKALDGVKK; this comes from the coding sequence ATGAAAACCACACAGGAAAGCGTCACAGAGTCGCCTTCACATTTTCAGAATCTCGAACAGATGACTGTAAAGGAGCTTATAACGGGCATCAACCGTGAAGATGCTTCGATTCACAGGGCTATTCATGAAGTGTTACCACAAATTGAGGTCCTCATTGACAGGGTACTGGAGAAAATGAAAAACGGAGGAAGACTTTTTTATATTGGCGCTGGTACAAGCGGCCGGCTGGGAATCCTGGATGCTTCCGAATTACCGCCGACGTATGGTGTCCCTCATGAACTGGTAATCGGACTCATTGCCGGTGGCGACACAGCCATCCGAAGGGCTGTTGAAAATGCAGAGGATGATCCGAACCAGGCCTGGAAAGATCTTCAGCAGTTCAAGATTAACCAGGATGATTCCGTGATCGGCATTGCCGCATCAGGCACCACTCCTTACGTGATAGGAGGTGTTCAGCAGGCAAGGGAAAACGGGATCCTTACAGGGTGTATTACCTGTAATCCCGGATCATTGCTTGCCAAAGCGGCAGAATGCCCGGTGGAAGCGGTTGCAGGTCCCGAATTTGTTACAGGCAGCACACGCATGAAAGCAGGCACGGCGCAGAAAATGATCCTCAATATGATCTCCACTACCCTGATGATTAAACTTGGGAAAGTGAAGGGCAATAAAATGGTGAACATGCAGCTCACCAACAAAAAGCTTGTAAAACGGGGCACCCGGATGATCATGGAAGAGCTTTCACTCGATTATGATACGGCGCATGAGCTGCTGATGAAGTATGGATCGGTGAGGAAGGCGCTGGATGGGGTGAAGAAGTAG
- a CDS encoding YdeI/OmpD-associated family protein encodes MEVFEGKKAVSAADREEWRNWLNKNHLSESKVWLVIYHKKSGVPSVKIDEAMEEALCFGWIDSKAKKRDHESFYLSFSPRNPKSNWSNINKERAERMISQGMMTAAGQKMIDLAKETGTWDALNDVLNLVIPDDLKELFESNKTALKNFNAFSPSYRRMVLEWLRQAKRPETRQKRIEKIVETAERNLKTI; translated from the coding sequence ATGGAAGTATTCGAAGGGAAAAAAGCAGTAAGTGCTGCTGACAGGGAGGAATGGCGGAACTGGCTCAATAAAAATCATCTGAGTGAAAGCAAGGTATGGCTCGTAATCTATCATAAGAAGAGCGGTGTTCCCTCTGTAAAGATTGATGAAGCCATGGAAGAAGCGCTTTGTTTCGGATGGATTGACAGCAAAGCAAAGAAAAGAGATCATGAAAGCTTTTATCTCTCCTTCTCACCCAGAAATCCAAAAAGCAACTGGAGCAATATCAATAAGGAGCGGGCCGAAAGAATGATTAGCCAGGGAATGATGACCGCGGCAGGACAAAAAATGATTGACCTGGCAAAAGAGACCGGTACATGGGATGCGCTTAACGATGTATTAAACCTTGTAATCCCTGATGATTTAAAGGAGTTATTCGAAAGCAATAAAACAGCATTGAAAAACTTCAACGCGTTTTCTCCCTCCTACCGCAGAATGGTCCTTGAATGGCTCAGGCAGGCGAAGCGGCCGGAAACCAGGCAAAAGAGGATTGAGAAAATTGTAGAAACGGCAGAAAGAAACCTGAAAACTATTTGA
- a CDS encoding alpha-L-fucosidase — protein MKKILFFCMAVSVAVSAFSQSYESKWAAIDSRKAPAWFADAKFGIFIHWGVYSVPSYCARGYAEWYWKHYTDPGQKDDYASSLKFHNETYGKDFQYFDFAPMFKAELFNPDEWADIFQRSGAKYIVPTSKHHDGFCLWPSKEADESWRRPWNAVSNGPHRDLMQDLSTAVRNKGLKFGFYYSLYEWYNPLWLQDKQKYISDHMVPQFKDVVNRYKPSVIFSDGEWELPDSAWHSVELLTWLFNESPVKDEVLVDDRWGGNTRGKHGSYFTSEYGSGMAPGVLWEENRGMGYSYGYNRVERLADYRTTRELLVMLCDIVSRGGNFLLDIGPSADGKIPVIMEERLLQMGDWLKTNGECIYGTRPWKQSYQYSQGKLPEYKEANYASDFDINKMIIPKNDGTASVEAFFTTKGKTLYCILPWFPSQGFTIKDYTLAPGAKISLIGYSSRIDFQQKGKDLLVKIPALSPSEVPPSGIYVLKVE, from the coding sequence ATGAAAAAAATATTGTTCTTCTGCATGGCTGTAAGCGTTGCTGTTTCCGCTTTTTCTCAAAGTTATGAATCGAAATGGGCAGCCATCGATTCGCGTAAAGCGCCTGCCTGGTTTGCCGATGCCAAGTTCGGCATCTTTATCCACTGGGGTGTGTATTCGGTACCGTCCTATTGTGCAAGAGGCTATGCCGAGTGGTATTGGAAACATTATACCGATCCCGGCCAAAAGGACGACTATGCCTCCTCCTTGAAATTTCATAACGAAACGTATGGAAAAGATTTCCAATACTTCGATTTTGCCCCCATGTTTAAAGCTGAACTTTTTAATCCCGATGAATGGGCTGATATCTTCCAGCGTTCGGGTGCAAAATATATTGTTCCCACATCGAAACACCATGACGGATTTTGCCTTTGGCCCAGCAAAGAGGCCGATGAAAGCTGGAGAAGGCCATGGAACGCGGTTTCAAACGGACCGCATCGCGACCTGATGCAGGACCTTTCAACAGCAGTCCGCAATAAAGGGTTGAAATTCGGGTTTTATTACTCGCTGTATGAATGGTACAACCCGCTCTGGCTGCAGGATAAGCAAAAATATATCTCAGATCACATGGTGCCCCAGTTCAAGGATGTGGTCAACCGCTATAAGCCATCGGTGATATTTTCGGACGGTGAATGGGAGTTGCCCGACAGTGCGTGGCACAGTGTGGAACTGCTTACCTGGCTTTTTAATGAATCGCCCGTAAAGGACGAAGTGCTTGTTGACGACCGCTGGGGCGGAAATACAAGAGGCAAACACGGCAGCTATTTTACTTCGGAATATGGTTCGGGCATGGCCCCCGGAGTGTTATGGGAAGAAAACAGGGGAATGGGGTATTCCTATGGATACAATCGCGTGGAACGACTGGCTGATTACCGCACAACCCGGGAACTTCTTGTGATGCTTTGCGATATTGTAAGCCGCGGAGGTAATTTCCTGCTTGATATCGGTCCTTCAGCCGATGGAAAAATTCCAGTTATCATGGAAGAAAGGCTGCTGCAAATGGGCGACTGGCTGAAGACAAACGGTGAGTGCATTTATGGTACACGGCCATGGAAACAAAGCTACCAGTACAGCCAGGGAAAACTCCCGGAGTACAAGGAAGCCAATTACGCATCCGACTTTGACATTAACAAGATGATCATCCCTAAGAACGACGGAACCGCCAGCGTTGAAGCCTTTTTCACAACCAAAGGAAAAACGCTGTACTGTATTCTTCCATGGTTCCCTTCACAAGGGTTCACAATTAAAGATTATACCCTTGCCCCGGGTGCAAAAATCAGCCTTATAGGGTATAGTTCCAGAATTGATTTTCAGCAGAAGGGGAAAGATCTTCTGGTTAAAATTCCTGCATTAAGTCCGTCTGAAGTACCGCCTTCCGGAATTTATGTATTAAAAGTGGAGTAA
- a CDS encoding DUF308 domain-containing protein: protein MKTLRILAAILLLFSGVLHFVEYFNKSEIPGSIGILAFGVVYCIIGALLLNSKMYPVYLGIFIPLIGMTLSIIKFGIPELASVSALFKAMEIIAIVCCLIIIINTQLTRTKTVLKP, encoded by the coding sequence ATGAAAACACTAAGAATCCTTGCAGCTATACTCCTGCTGTTTTCAGGAGTTTTACATTTTGTCGAATATTTTAATAAATCCGAAATCCCCGGCAGTATCGGCATTCTGGCATTCGGAGTGGTGTACTGTATCATCGGAGCACTCCTGCTTAACAGCAAAATGTACCCCGTTTACCTGGGAATTTTCATTCCGTTGATCGGAATGACCCTGTCAATTATTAAATTCGGCATTCCGGAATTAGCATCCGTTTCCGCTTTGTTTAAAGCCATGGAAATAATTGCGATCGTTTGTTGTTTAATTATTATAATTAACACCCAACTAACCAGAACCAAAACAGTACTGAAACCATGA
- a CDS encoding TerC family protein produces the protein MTTPIIFWVIFNAFVVLMLSLDLGVFHRKSHDVSVKEALIWTFVWIFLALIFNVIIYFWKGQQQAMEYFTGYLVEKALSVDNIFVFIMVFSYFQIPPAYQHKVLFWGIIGALIMRVIFIFAGVALLEKFHFTIYIFGALLIFTGIKMFNHNNAKIDPGKNPVLKFFKKFVPVTQSLEADKFFIKREGKRLATPLFLVLIFIETTDLIFAVDSIPAILAITQDQFIVYTSNVFAILGLRSLYFALAGVVHRFWLLSYGLAIVLIFVGIKMMMVDVYKLPIEWSLLFIALVIAGSVVLSLRIKRRQAQ, from the coding sequence ATGACAACACCAATCATTTTCTGGGTTATTTTCAACGCATTTGTCGTTCTGATGTTGTCGCTCGACCTCGGTGTTTTCCATCGTAAAAGTCATGATGTGTCGGTTAAAGAGGCGCTGATCTGGACATTTGTTTGGATTTTTCTGGCACTGATCTTTAATGTAATTATTTATTTCTGGAAAGGACAGCAGCAGGCGATGGAGTACTTTACCGGATACCTGGTTGAAAAGGCATTAAGCGTGGATAACATCTTTGTGTTCATTATGGTCTTTTCATACTTTCAGATACCGCCTGCCTACCAGCATAAGGTTCTCTTCTGGGGCATTATCGGCGCCCTGATCATGAGAGTGATTTTTATTTTTGCCGGTGTGGCGTTGCTTGAAAAATTCCATTTCACTATTTACATTTTCGGTGCCTTGCTGATTTTTACTGGGATTAAAATGTTCAATCATAATAATGCGAAGATTGATCCCGGTAAAAATCCTGTTTTAAAGTTTTTTAAGAAGTTTGTTCCGGTCACACAAAGTCTTGAAGCAGACAAATTCTTTATTAAAAGGGAGGGGAAACGACTGGCAACGCCCCTGTTCCTTGTATTGATTTTCATTGAAACAACTGACCTTATTTTTGCCGTTGACAGCATCCCTGCCATTCTTGCCATTACCCAGGATCAATTTATTGTTTATACCTCCAATGTTTTTGCCATACTTGGATTACGTTCCCTTTACTTTGCCCTGGCCGGTGTGGTTCACCGATTCTGGCTTTTAAGTTACGGGCTGGCCATTGTCCTTATTTTTGTAGGAATTAAAATGATGATGGTAGACGTTTATAAATTACCCATTGAGTGGTCACTTTTGTTCATCGCCCTTGTCATTGCAGGAAGTGTTGTGCTGTCGCTGAGGATAAAGAGGCGACAGGCTCAATGA
- a CDS encoding ABC-F family ATP-binding cassette domain-containing protein, whose protein sequence is MNVYLQVENASKNFGDINLFSGISFTINEGQKVALIAKNGSGKTTLLNILKGLDTFDSGEYYINRDIKTGYLQQDPQFNPERSLFETIYDAPGELLLAVKNYEQALAEHNHDKLEAANAQMDFHNAWDLDARIKQILTILNLHDENQKVGTLSGGQVKRLALAVALINEPHFLILDEPTNHLDLNMIEWLEEYLMKSRITLLMVTHDRYFLDRICDQIIEIDEHSSYSYTGNYSAFLQKRAERILNKALNAEKAQNLMRKELDWMRRMPKARTTKAKYRIDAFYDLKEKAEYRRKDSQMEIDVKSSRLGNKILIMDEISKKYDDNVILDHFSYKFSKGEKVGIIGPNGVGKTTFLNIITGAIQADSGRLDHGDTVVYGYYKQQGLTFKEGKRVIDIIQDIAEVVYTGSDKQFSATQFLNRFLFRPEMQYVQVEKLSGGEKRRLYLMTVLMLNPNFLILDEPTNDFDILTLNVLEEYLAEFKGCLILVSHDRFFMDKLVDHLFIFEGNGEVYDFPGNYSEYRASQKMQEIESRRNKDQDTAKKADVHENKPATTATKKLSFKEKKEFETLTAEIEALEKEKLQLENSLGSGNMKPDELIKASNRIAEVIKLIDQKTDRWLELSEI, encoded by the coding sequence ATGAACGTTTACCTCCAGGTTGAAAATGCAAGTAAGAATTTCGGGGATATAAACCTGTTTTCAGGGATCAGTTTTACTATAAACGAGGGACAAAAAGTTGCACTCATTGCTAAAAACGGCTCAGGGAAAACCACGCTGCTGAATATTCTGAAAGGCCTCGATACCTTTGATTCCGGGGAGTACTATATAAACAGGGACATTAAAACCGGTTACCTTCAACAGGATCCACAATTCAATCCTGAACGTTCTCTCTTTGAAACTATTTATGATGCCCCGGGTGAATTATTGCTCGCAGTGAAGAATTATGAGCAGGCTCTTGCTGAACACAACCACGATAAACTGGAGGCTGCCAATGCCCAAATGGATTTTCATAACGCCTGGGATCTGGATGCCCGTATAAAGCAAATCCTAACCATCCTTAACCTGCATGATGAAAACCAGAAAGTGGGTACCCTTTCCGGCGGACAGGTAAAACGCCTGGCGCTGGCGGTGGCATTGATCAATGAGCCTCATTTCCTGATCCTCGACGAGCCTACTAACCACCTTGACCTCAATATGATCGAATGGCTCGAGGAGTACCTGATGAAATCAAGGATTACGCTTCTGATGGTCACCCACGACAGGTATTTCCTCGACCGGATATGCGACCAGATCATTGAAATCGATGAACATTCATCCTACAGCTATACCGGCAACTATTCCGCTTTCCTTCAGAAAAGGGCGGAGCGGATTCTGAACAAAGCATTAAATGCTGAAAAGGCTCAGAATTTAATGCGTAAAGAATTGGATTGGATGCGCCGTATGCCTAAGGCGCGCACTACAAAAGCAAAATACCGGATCGATGCGTTTTATGATCTGAAGGAGAAGGCCGAATATCGCAGGAAAGATTCACAGATGGAAATTGACGTGAAGTCGTCAAGGCTTGGTAATAAAATCCTGATTATGGATGAGATATCCAAGAAGTACGATGACAATGTAATTCTTGACCATTTCAGTTATAAGTTTTCAAAGGGTGAAAAAGTCGGTATCATCGGTCCGAACGGGGTAGGTAAGACCACATTTCTGAATATCATAACCGGTGCCATACAAGCCGATTCCGGTCGGCTTGATCATGGCGACACAGTTGTTTATGGCTATTATAAGCAGCAGGGCCTCACTTTCAAGGAAGGCAAAAGGGTAATCGACATTATACAGGATATTGCCGAAGTGGTTTATACAGGCAGTGACAAACAGTTTTCTGCTACCCAGTTTCTCAACCGGTTCCTGTTCAGGCCTGAAATGCAATATGTACAGGTTGAAAAACTCAGCGGGGGAGAGAAAAGGCGTCTTTACCTGATGACAGTGCTTATGCTGAATCCGAATTTCCTGATTCTTGATGAGCCTACCAACGACTTTGATATCCTTACCCTGAATGTACTTGAAGAATATTTGGCTGAATTCAAAGGCTGCCTGATCCTGGTTTCGCACGACCGGTTTTTCATGGATAAGCTGGTGGATCATCTTTTCATTTTTGAAGGAAATGGTGAAGTATATGATTTCCCCGGAAATTACAGCGAATACCGTGCATCGCAGAAAATGCAGGAAATTGAAAGCCGGAGGAATAAGGATCAGGATACGGCAAAGAAAGCAGATGTTCACGAAAATAAACCGGCAACAACTGCGACCAAAAAATTAAGCTTTAAGGAAAAGAAGGAGTTTGAAACACTTACTGCTGAAATTGAAGCGCTTGAAAAAGAAAAGCTTCAGCTTGAGAATTCATTGGGCAGCGGCAATATGAAGCCCGACGAACTCATTAAGGCATCCAACCGGATAGCAGAGGTTATAAAATTAATTGATCAGAAAACGGATCGGTGGCTGGAGTTGAGTGAAATTTGA
- a CDS encoding cysteine hydrolase family protein → MNKENTKTALLLIDIQNDYFENGNMALVGSETAGNNTKWILEKFRNDKLPVLHVQHIALKPTATFFLPGTKGAEIHDYVKPAPQEKVIVKHFPNSFRETELLGYLRKSEITDLVICGMMTHMCVDATVRAAKDFGFTITLIGDACATKDLELNGNKAKAADVQTSFLAALNQTYAKIEVTSNYLLT, encoded by the coding sequence ATGAACAAGGAAAATACAAAAACAGCCCTATTGCTGATTGACATCCAGAATGACTATTTTGAAAACGGTAATATGGCGTTGGTTGGTTCAGAGACGGCAGGTAACAATACCAAATGGATACTTGAAAAATTCAGGAATGATAAACTGCCTGTATTGCATGTACAACACATTGCCTTAAAACCCACCGCAACATTTTTTCTTCCCGGAACAAAGGGCGCTGAAATTCATGATTATGTAAAACCGGCACCACAGGAAAAAGTAATCGTGAAGCATTTCCCCAATAGTTTCAGGGAGACTGAATTGCTAGGTTATTTAAGAAAATCAGAAATAACTGACCTGGTAATCTGCGGTATGATGACACACATGTGCGTAGATGCCACTGTGAGAGCCGCAAAAGATTTTGGTTTCACAATAACTCTCATAGGAGATGCCTGTGCCACAAAAGATCTTGAATTAAATGGCAATAAAGCCAAAGCGGCAGATGTTCAGACAAGTTTCCTGGCAGCATTGAATCAAACCTATGCAAAAATTGAGGTAACCAGTAACTATCTGTTGACCTGA